In one window of Tumebacillus amylolyticus DNA:
- a CDS encoding methyltransferase domain-containing protein, with translation MSTSKAAMLQAAVLKIASQSGSGLDLAQVSGQKAVVEKLPEGTIKEGERVLVVGATESIAFSAASQIGAEGFLLLLEEEKEKLTPIRESLGTLEAQIGYANWALEVTELDDYQTNSAYLADYLSEHPVQEAAGYRDLQEALREQREQAPFVASESIDVVILDTVTNRLKHDRVRAAIAEAFRVLRRGGRVVLLSLLADESGLPLDLPALPNGPRMQNVPLETEIVALLDEAGFYGMRYPWRAELPTQVVQGIELRSFVVQAYKGKQGVCLDQGHAVMYRGPWKEVLDDDGHRYVRGERVAVCEKTYGILMREPYQDQLIGLPCYQPVPLGQAPLFDCNTPQLRDPHVTKGKKSVFEQGSGGDCCAPSTDGGGCC, from the coding sequence ATGAGCACTTCGAAGGCCGCAATGTTGCAAGCGGCGGTTCTGAAAATCGCATCTCAATCCGGTTCCGGGTTGGACTTGGCGCAAGTATCCGGACAGAAAGCGGTCGTGGAGAAATTGCCCGAAGGAACGATCAAGGAAGGGGAGCGGGTGCTGGTCGTCGGTGCGACGGAGAGCATCGCGTTTTCTGCTGCAAGTCAGATCGGAGCAGAGGGCTTCCTGCTGCTCTTGGAAGAGGAAAAAGAGAAACTGACACCCATTCGTGAGAGCCTTGGTACGTTGGAAGCCCAGATCGGGTATGCGAACTGGGCGCTTGAAGTAACGGAGCTGGATGATTACCAAACCAATTCCGCTTATCTCGCCGACTATCTGTCTGAGCATCCTGTCCAAGAGGCGGCGGGCTACCGCGACCTGCAGGAGGCTCTGCGAGAACAGCGAGAGCAAGCTCCCTTTGTGGCAAGCGAATCCATCGACGTGGTCATTTTGGATACGGTCACCAATCGCTTGAAGCACGATCGTGTGCGCGCGGCGATTGCAGAGGCGTTCCGTGTGTTGCGTCGCGGGGGACGAGTGGTGCTTTTGTCCTTGCTGGCGGATGAGTCGGGCCTGCCGCTTGACCTCCCTGCTTTGCCCAACGGGCCTCGTATGCAGAACGTCCCCTTGGAAACGGAGATCGTGGCGTTGCTTGATGAAGCCGGTTTTTATGGCATGCGTTATCCGTGGCGTGCAGAACTTCCGACCCAGGTCGTGCAAGGCATTGAACTGCGTTCCTTCGTCGTGCAAGCGTACAAAGGGAAACAGGGCGTTTGCCTCGACCAAGGTCATGCAGTGATGTATCGAGGTCCGTGGAAGGAAGTTCTCGACGATGATGGACACCGTTATGTTCGAGGGGAACGTGTCGCGGTCTGTGAGAAAACCTATGGGATTTTGATGCGAGAGCCGTACCAAGACCAATTGATCGGACTGCCTTGCTACCAACCGGTGCCGTTGGGTCAAGCCCCGCTGTTTGATTGCAACACGCCGCAACTGCGTGATCCGCATGTCACCAAGGGCAAGAAAAGCGTGTTTGAGCAAGGAAGCGGAGGAGACTGCTGCGCACCGTCCACAGATGGCGGCGGT